In Anaerolineales bacterium, one DNA window encodes the following:
- a CDS encoding pilus assembly protein → MFRWKEKGQTMAEFALVMPILILLMFGMTFAAFYAFRSAATDWGVFITGVASGSYNTPATEHARDNVLWPDLADRINAGQTGPRQVRSLISVEDSRNWIFGIQLIEAQRAETNFRLWRFYPGPPPSGGFE, encoded by the coding sequence ATGTTCCGCTGGAAGGAAAAGGGGCAGACGATGGCAGAGTTCGCCCTGGTCATGCCGATTCTAATTCTGCTTATGTTCGGCATGACCTTCGCCGCGTTCTATGCCTTCCGATCCGCTGCCACGGACTGGGGCGTGTTCATCACGGGCGTTGCTTCAGGTTCATACAACACACCCGCCACCGAACACGCCCGTGACAATGTTTTATGGCCCGACCTGGCAGATCGCATAAATGCCGGTCAGACCGGCCCACGTCAGGTACGTTCGCTGATCAGCGTGGAGGACTCACGTAATTGGATCTTTGGCATCCAACTGATCGAAGCTCAACGCGCAGAGACCAACTTTCGCCTGTGGCGTTTCTATCCCGGTCCGCCCCCTTCGGGAGGGTTCGAATGA
- a CDS encoding pilus assembly protein TadG-related protein codes for MKIKLNERGQSVALFAILMPIMSLFLLGILDYMVTNARVMETVAAADLAAHAGAQEITVLPDGTITATTAGNGIAATYFNSQRPGSAHLTSVSCGRHQGRPACYVTAQVQSAGYLFPARWVTVRAIGYLAHGVTREDQ; via the coding sequence ATGAAGATCAAACTTAACGAGCGCGGACAATCTGTTGCCTTGTTCGCCATCCTGATGCCCATCATGTCGCTCTTTCTTTTGGGCATCCTCGATTACATGGTGACCAACGCGCGCGTAATGGAGACCGTGGCAGCCGCAGACCTTGCTGCTCATGCCGGCGCACAGGAGATCACAGTCTTGCCGGATGGGACCATCACCGCCACTACTGCTGGCAACGGGATCGCCGCTACTTACTTCAATTCACAGCGACCGGGGTCCGCGCACCTTACCTCGGTCTCCTGTGGACGACATCAAGGGCGCCCTGCCTGTTATGTCACTGCTCAAGTTCAATCGGCGGGGTACTTGTTCCCCGCCCGCTGGGTGACCGTGCGCGCCATTGGATATCTGGCGCATGGCGTGACCCGCGAAGATCAATAA
- a CDS encoding glycosyltransferase: MHISILALGSRGDIQPYAILGSGLKSAGHQVRFITFESFASLIAELGLDFQPIPGDAQAVVADGGANMLGLVRSFTGLAKGYARSLSDPHLGETDLIINQLPGGLYGFDLAEKYNLPMMLASVIPLARTNTMPLMGFPPLPLPGYNRMTYSVGERVLWQIFRSVINEWRTQTLKLPPLPLKGYFEQLGTQKIPILNGFSEHVVPRPADWNEHIHITGYWFAEEKHWEPPNDLLDFLNAGKPPVFIGFGSMPIKNPRRTTEIILEALKRSGQRGILHSGWGGLGNISLPENVFKIEYAPYSWLFPHMSMIFHHGGSGTTAYALRSGVPSCVIPFVFDQFYWGKLSAELGVGPHPIPFKRMSIERLRNTIDLGVHDLSLRNWATALREKIIHENGIINALKTIETHYTR, encoded by the coding sequence ATGCATATCTCCATTCTTGCCCTAGGTTCCCGTGGTGACATTCAGCCTTATGCCATACTTGGCAGCGGGTTGAAATCCGCAGGGCATCAAGTCCGCTTTATTACATTTGAGAGTTTTGCTTCCTTAATTGCTGAACTGGGTTTGGATTTTCAACCCATCCCTGGAGATGCACAGGCAGTGGTGGCAGATGGCGGGGCAAATATGTTGGGGCTGGTGCGTTCTTTCACCGGCCTCGCAAAAGGATATGCACGAAGCCTATCTGATCCGCATTTGGGTGAAACAGACCTCATCATCAATCAACTGCCCGGCGGTTTGTATGGATTTGATCTGGCAGAAAAATACAACCTGCCGATGATGCTGGCGTCTGTCATTCCGTTGGCTCGAACAAATACCATGCCGTTAATGGGTTTTCCACCCCTGCCTCTGCCCGGATACAACCGAATGACCTATTCTGTGGGGGAGAGGGTTTTGTGGCAGATATTTCGTTCGGTGATCAATGAATGGCGCACACAAACTCTTAAACTTCCACCTCTCCCTCTCAAAGGATATTTTGAACAACTGGGAACTCAGAAAATCCCAATTCTGAATGGATTCAGTGAACACGTCGTACCGCGTCCTGCCGATTGGAATGAGCATATTCACATTACTGGCTATTGGTTCGCTGAAGAGAAACACTGGGAGCCTCCCAATGACCTGCTGGATTTCCTGAATGCCGGCAAGCCGCCTGTATTTATTGGATTTGGAAGTATGCCGATCAAGAATCCGCGCCGTACTACGGAGATTATTTTGGAAGCCTTGAAGCGAAGTGGACAACGCGGCATTCTCCACTCGGGCTGGGGAGGGCTGGGGAACATATCCCTGCCAGAGAATGTATTTAAGATCGAATATGCCCCATATAGTTGGTTATTTCCACACATGTCCATGATCTTTCATCATGGTGGTTCTGGCACGACCGCCTATGCACTCCGCTCAGGCGTGCCCTCTTGTGTGATTCCATTTGTGTTCGATCAGTTTTATTGGGGAAAACTGAGTGCAGAATTAGGCGTTGGACCTCATCCCATTCCGTTTAAAAGGATGTCCATCGAGCGTTTACGAAACACGATTGATCTTGGGGTTCATGATCTGTCTCTACGGAACTGGGCAACTGCTCTCAGAGAAAAGATCATCCATGAAAACGGGATTATCAATGCGCTAAAGACCATCGAAACTCACTACACACGATGA
- a CDS encoding serine hydrolase domain-containing protein has product METYKIPGLAIAIVRNGEVEYLNGYGVANPDGDPVTPDTPFLLASVSKSFTALGIMQLVEDGKINLDDPVQKYLPWFDVKGEGESEITVAHLAYQTSGFNEYQGNEMNLRPNTPDGLETGVRDLSRIELNFKPGEDWGYSNINYSLLGLLIQEVAGQRYEAYIEENIFTPLGMTHSYTSLESARSGNASRGYYPIFGVPMALDQNMLYTTATLPAFGLWSSAEDMSRYLIAHLDEESAILLSPEGIKQLHTPGAEIGPGYSYAMGWFHSPAAFDSDFLQTLGTNITPSDDQQVLWHEGDWKGYKSVALLLPGLDYGVVLLMNTNDPTIASVYRDFAWDVTLIAHGADAYYFAPSEDFVVRYSRPIFSGLTLLLLGGLVWYLRQWKRPMSKNNAWGKLISLLINLGLLAFIHLKLLPENNTSIMALLNRAPDLGTLTILVTLLSGAWVIVSVWMLVRTQPK; this is encoded by the coding sequence ATGGAAACCTATAAGATCCCCGGGTTGGCTATTGCCATCGTCCGCAATGGGGAGGTTGAATACCTAAATGGATACGGGGTTGCAAACCCCGATGGCGACCCGGTTACGCCTGATACGCCCTTCCTGCTGGCATCGGTCAGCAAGTCATTCACTGCGCTCGGCATCATGCAACTGGTCGAAGATGGGAAGATTAACCTAGATGACCCGGTGCAAAAATACCTGCCCTGGTTTGATGTAAAAGGCGAAGGCGAATCGGAGATCACAGTGGCGCATTTGGCGTATCAGACCAGCGGCTTCAACGAATATCAAGGCAACGAGATGAACCTGCGCCCGAATACTCCGGATGGGTTGGAAACCGGGGTGCGGGATTTGTCTCGTATCGAACTCAACTTCAAACCAGGCGAAGACTGGGGATATTCCAATATCAATTACAGCCTGCTTGGTTTATTGATCCAGGAAGTGGCGGGACAAAGATACGAAGCCTATATTGAGGAAAATATTTTCACTCCGCTGGGCATGACCCATTCATACACCTCATTGGAAAGCGCCCGGTCAGGGAATGCATCCCGTGGCTATTACCCCATCTTCGGGGTTCCGATGGCACTTGACCAAAACATGCTTTACACAACAGCTACCTTGCCGGCGTTCGGGTTATGGTCAAGCGCGGAAGATATGAGCCGCTATTTGATCGCTCACTTGGATGAAGAATCAGCCATCCTGCTCTCTCCCGAAGGGATAAAGCAGCTCCATACTCCCGGTGCAGAGATCGGACCCGGCTATAGCTACGCTATGGGCTGGTTCCATTCCCCGGCTGCGTTCGACTCCGACTTCCTGCAAACCCTTGGAACAAACATCACCCCTTCGGACGATCAGCAAGTCCTTTGGCATGAGGGCGACTGGAAGGGTTACAAATCTGTTGCGCTCCTGCTTCCCGGGTTGGATTACGGCGTTGTATTATTGATGAATACCAATGACCCTACCATCGCATCGGTCTATCGGGATTTTGCATGGGATGTGACCCTGATAGCGCACGGCGCTGATGCTTACTACTTCGCCCCCAGCGAAGATTTCGTCGTCCGTTATTCCCGTCCGATTTTCAGCGGATTGACGCTACTTCTACTGGGTGGGTTGGTGTGGTATCTCCGTCAGTGGAAACGTCCAATGTCCAAAAACAATGCTTGGGGAAAGTTGATCAGCCTACTGATCAACTTGGGCTTGTTAGCTTTTATACATTTAAAATTGTTACCCGAGAACAACACCAGCATCATGGCGTTACTTAACAGGGCGCCAGATCTTGGCACTCTTACCATCCTTGTTACCCTGCTTTCTGGTGCCTGGGTCATAGTGAGTGTATGGATGCTTGTGAGGACCCAGCCAAAATGA
- a CDS encoding TetR/AcrR family transcriptional regulator — translation MNDKNDRRSQRTRQLISDAFVELLLEKGYEAMSIRDVIERANVGRSTFYSHFRDKEELFVSQLDRLLEALSRHLPQEHVEQNPFFPSLGLFQHIQEQQNLFRALSWTSGVDILTKHLQKSMSEKIEEKLQSSGQTYEVPAPVMANFLAGSFLTLVKWWLDNKMLYSPEEMDAMYRSLALPEISHPV, via the coding sequence ATGAACGATAAGAACGACCGGCGCAGCCAGCGTACACGCCAACTGATCAGCGATGCCTTTGTGGAGCTATTGCTGGAAAAAGGATATGAGGCGATGTCCATCCGGGATGTGATCGAGCGGGCGAATGTGGGGCGTTCCACGTTCTATTCGCATTTCAGGGACAAGGAAGAATTATTCGTCAGCCAGTTGGACCGGCTGCTCGAAGCGCTCAGCCGTCATCTCCCCCAGGAACACGTCGAGCAGAATCCATTCTTCCCCAGTCTTGGTTTATTCCAGCATATTCAGGAACAACAAAACCTATTTCGTGCGCTGTCATGGACTTCCGGTGTGGATATCCTGACCAAGCACTTGCAAAAATCCATGAGTGAAAAAATCGAGGAGAAATTGCAATCCAGCGGACAGACATATGAAGTCCCGGCGCCTGTCATGGCGAACTTTCTGGCTGGCAGCTTTCTAACTCTGGTCAAATGGTGGTTGGATAATAAAATGCTTTACTCTCCGGAAGAAATGGACGCCATGTACCGCAGCCTGGCATTACCTGAAATTTCCCATCCGGTTTAA
- a CDS encoding class I SAM-dependent methyltransferase, with translation MHSHSHSHETPAQTEGRLIRWASFYDAFTTLLTLGHAGKLRTMTVDLAQLKLGEKILDVGCGTGGVTIPAKQRVGSNGQAAGIDPAPEMIAVASKKAARAGLEIDFRVGVIESLPYPDASFDVVTSSLMMHHLPHEVQVKGFAEIRRVLKPGGRIFIADMLRLSKSLHDRLFATLTFHGGRVDRFGIQDLQKKLEEAGFENVQLLDESILTIGFLRAIKPTH, from the coding sequence ATGCATTCTCATTCTCACTCGCATGAAACACCCGCGCAAACCGAGGGACGCTTGATCCGCTGGGCGTCTTTCTATGACGCTTTTACAACCCTCCTGACACTTGGACATGCTGGCAAGCTGCGCACCATGACAGTGGATCTTGCCCAACTCAAGCTGGGTGAAAAGATTCTCGATGTTGGCTGTGGTACTGGTGGCGTGACCATCCCAGCCAAACAGCGTGTCGGAAGCAATGGTCAGGCTGCAGGGATCGACCCTGCACCAGAGATGATCGCCGTTGCGAGCAAGAAAGCGGCTCGCGCGGGACTTGAGATTGATTTCCGCGTCGGTGTGATCGAGTCTTTACCCTATCCAGATGCTTCATTCGATGTAGTCACTTCCAGCTTGATGATGCATCACCTGCCGCATGAGGTGCAGGTCAAGGGTTTTGCGGAGATCCGCCGCGTTCTAAAACCTGGCGGGCGTATTTTTATCGCGGACATGCTGCGTTTGAGCAAGTCCCTGCATGACCGTCTATTTGCTACATTGACCTTTCACGGTGGTCGGGTAGATCGGTTTGGCATTCAAGACCTGCAAAAGAAACTGGAAGAAGCAGGTTTCGAGAATGTCCAGTTATTGGATGAAAGCATTTTGACGATAGGGTTTTTACGGGCGATAAAACCCACCCATTAA
- a CDS encoding metal-sensitive transcriptional regulator, whose amino-acid sequence MGKTKTPHKHESNDAVLKRLARIEGHVRGIKRMVEEDTECPDVLVQIAAVRSALNQVGQIILEDHLKHCMVRAVKDGDFENAMSDLKLSLDRFIK is encoded by the coding sequence ATGGGCAAAACAAAAACTCCCCACAAGCACGAAAGCAACGACGCTGTACTCAAACGACTGGCACGCATCGAAGGACATGTGCGCGGCATCAAGCGTATGGTGGAGGAAGATACGGAATGCCCGGATGTGCTTGTGCAAATTGCAGCAGTACGTTCCGCGCTCAACCAGGTAGGGCAGATCATCCTTGAAGACCATCTAAAACACTGCATGGTTCGCGCGGTGAAGGATGGGGATTTCGAAAATGCGATGAGCGACTTGAAACTTTCATTGGATCGGTTTATCAAATAA
- a CDS encoding cation diffusion facilitator family transporter, translated as MKHSEEHKHDEHEHDHPHPHEHADHDHSHDHDHDHEDGHSHSSNPVIAWLQHLFMPHSHGHQQAALDPTLATDRGMWALKVSLVGLLVTATFQVVIVAISGSVALLADTIHNFSDALTAIPLGLAFWLSRRARNRRYTYGYGRAEDIAGVIIVVMIAFSAGVAIYQSILKIIDPQPLSNLGWVAAAAIIGFFGNELVAVLRIRVGKEIGSAALIADGYHARTDGLTSLAVLAGAIGVWLGFPLFDPIIGLGIGIAILGIVWKTAVDMWHRMMDAVDPEIYEEFKHTASHVKDVLDVHSTAIRWLGHRLYGEMHITVNCQLTTLQSHFIAEEVRHSLFHKLPALVEVVVHVDPCECDETVDYHPTKHHVFLPAAD; from the coding sequence ATGAAACATTCTGAAGAGCACAAACATGATGAGCACGAACATGACCACCCTCACCCTCATGAACATGCAGATCATGATCACTCACACGACCATGACCACGACCATGAGGATGGACATTCCCACTCCAGCAATCCTGTGATCGCCTGGCTGCAACACTTATTTATGCCTCACAGTCACGGACATCAACAAGCTGCGCTTGATCCCACTCTGGCAACAGATCGCGGTATGTGGGCGCTGAAGGTTTCTCTGGTTGGTTTGCTTGTTACAGCCACTTTTCAAGTTGTGATCGTTGCGATCAGCGGCAGTGTGGCGCTTCTCGCCGACACCATCCATAACTTTTCGGATGCATTGACAGCGATTCCGCTTGGGCTGGCGTTCTGGCTTTCGCGCCGCGCCCGTAACCGCCGCTATACCTATGGCTACGGACGCGCAGAAGATATTGCAGGCGTCATCATTGTAGTTATGATCGCTTTCAGCGCAGGGGTGGCGATCTATCAATCCATTTTGAAAATTATCGATCCCCAGCCGCTTAGCAACCTTGGGTGGGTGGCTGCCGCTGCCATTATCGGCTTCTTCGGAAACGAACTTGTAGCGGTCTTGCGAATTCGGGTCGGCAAAGAGATCGGCTCCGCCGCGTTGATCGCGGATGGCTACCATGCCCGCACCGATGGGCTTACCTCACTGGCAGTCTTGGCTGGCGCGATTGGTGTCTGGCTGGGTTTCCCGCTCTTTGACCCGATCATTGGTCTGGGAATCGGCATTGCCATCCTTGGTATCGTCTGGAAAACCGCAGTGGATATGTGGCATCGCATGATGGATGCGGTGGATCCTGAAATCTACGAAGAATTCAAGCATACTGCCTCCCATGTAAAAGACGTCTTGGATGTTCATAGCACAGCCATTCGCTGGCTGGGGCATCGGCTATATGGCGAAATGCACATCACCGTGAATTGTCAGTTGACCACCTTGCAAAGCCATTTCATCGCTGAGGAAGTGCGTCACAGTCTTTTCCATAAATTACCCGCCCTGGTGGAAGTAGTGGTGCATGTCGATCCTTGCGAGTGCGATGAGACGGTGGATTATCACCCGACCAAACATCATGTCTTTCTGCCCGCAGCAGACTAA
- the chrA gene encoding chromate efflux transporter, giving the protein MTNTPLSNIPHESYPKLFWRFLKFGLLAWGGPVAQIAMIRQELVDDEKWISNERFNRVLAVYQVLPGPEAHELCVYFGMLSRGRMGAFLAGLAFMLPGFLLMFALSWFYVAYGITSPLFQAAFLGMQPAVAALIVRAVHRIGGHALHTNRWLWGIALLAGIAQLLGVNFLIILLVAGIMYALAQREKQKWAMGIGVGFAAWIFATALGWIPLLTLQPASSLTSGGSPTPGSLLLSGLRAGLLTFGGAYTAIPFLQHDAVEIGGWLTNAQFLDGLALSGLLPAPLIIFSTFIGYLGGGALGAIAITFGVFAPAFAFTMIGHDYVERLIENTAVHAFLDGVTAGVVGLIAATALGILSETLIGIHAWVIFALGLLALFQSKPKWTIAVVILSAGVYGLIFLR; this is encoded by the coding sequence ATGACCAACACCCCTCTCTCGAACATTCCGCACGAATCATATCCAAAATTATTCTGGCGCTTCCTGAAATTCGGTCTGTTGGCATGGGGCGGTCCCGTTGCGCAGATCGCCATGATCCGCCAGGAATTGGTGGACGATGAAAAATGGATCAGCAACGAACGCTTCAATCGCGTGCTGGCGGTCTATCAGGTTTTACCTGGTCCCGAAGCACATGAGTTGTGCGTTTATTTTGGAATGCTTTCACGCGGGCGCATGGGCGCGTTTCTGGCAGGGCTGGCATTCATGCTGCCCGGCTTTCTCTTGATGTTCGCGCTCTCGTGGTTCTATGTCGCCTATGGCATCACCTCTCCGTTATTTCAAGCCGCTTTTCTTGGCATGCAACCCGCCGTCGCCGCGCTGATTGTCCGCGCCGTGCATCGCATTGGCGGTCATGCACTTCATACCAACCGCTGGTTGTGGGGCATCGCGCTATTAGCAGGCATCGCCCAATTATTGGGAGTGAACTTCCTGATCATTCTTTTGGTTGCGGGAATCATGTATGCTCTTGCTCAACGCGAAAAACAAAAATGGGCGATGGGGATTGGAGTTGGATTCGCTGCATGGATATTTGCAACCGCGCTCGGATGGATTCCATTGTTGACATTACAACCCGCTTCTTCCCTGACTTCGGGTGGTTCACCCACCCCGGGCAGTTTGCTACTCTCTGGCTTAAGAGCAGGCTTGCTTACATTTGGTGGTGCATACACCGCCATCCCATTTTTACAGCATGATGCCGTTGAGATCGGCGGCTGGTTGACCAATGCGCAATTTCTGGATGGGTTAGCTCTGTCTGGTTTGCTGCCTGCACCATTGATTATTTTCTCGACCTTCATTGGCTATCTCGGCGGCGGAGCATTGGGAGCGATTGCCATCACATTTGGCGTATTCGCCCCCGCCTTTGCCTTCACGATGATCGGGCATGACTACGTGGAACGGTTGATCGAGAACACCGCAGTCCATGCCTTTCTCGATGGAGTGACTGCTGGGGTGGTCGGGTTGATCGCTGCCACCGCGCTTGGCATTTTGAGCGAAACACTGATTGGTATCCATGCCTGGGTGATCTTCGCTCTTGGATTGTTGGCGCTCTTTCAATCCAAACCCAAATGGACGATTGCTGTGGTAATTCTTAGCGCAGGAGTCTACGGTTTGATTTTTCTCAGATAA
- a CDS encoding YncE family protein, with translation MSLQLQGYIDMPEHQQDGGFDHAAVHLAKHLLYVAHTSNDALDVIDCASDRYLRSIPNLTGVAGALVSEERNLIFTSNRGEDTVSIFSPDDDAGATKISVGIRPNGLSFDPKRGHLLAANVGNPEIPNSFTVSIVDVERHEMIHSIPVPGRTCWTIFDSNSDCFYVNIADPFEIVVIESANPTRVARSMAIPAKGPHGLDLDPASNQLFCACDAGRLFALDASTGKIQREAELSGTPDVIFYNAALQHLYVAIGDPGVIDVFDTTKLRKLETVKTERGAHTIAFDAEHNKVYAFLPKTHRAMTLLDA, from the coding sequence ATGAGCCTACAATTACAGGGATATATTGACATGCCTGAGCATCAACAGGATGGCGGCTTTGATCATGCCGCCGTACATCTTGCCAAACACTTGTTATATGTAGCCCATACATCCAATGATGCATTGGATGTGATTGATTGCGCATCCGACCGCTACCTGCGTTCCATTCCCAATCTGACTGGTGTTGCCGGAGCACTCGTTTCGGAGGAACGCAATCTCATCTTCACATCCAATCGCGGTGAGGACACCGTTTCGATCTTTTCTCCGGACGATGATGCTGGCGCAACAAAAATTAGCGTCGGCATCCGCCCAAACGGACTCTCCTTCGACCCCAAGCGCGGGCACCTTCTCGCCGCGAATGTCGGCAATCCTGAGATCCCTAACTCGTTCACCGTTTCGATTGTGGATGTGGAACGCCATGAGATGATTCACTCCATCCCGGTGCCGGGTCGCACATGCTGGACGATCTTCGATTCAAACTCGGATTGTTTCTACGTCAACATCGCCGACCCGTTTGAGATTGTGGTAATCGAATCCGCCAACCCGACACGTGTCGCTCGCTCGATGGCGATTCCAGCCAAAGGTCCGCATGGACTCGATCTCGATCCAGCCAGCAATCAACTCTTCTGCGCCTGTGATGCGGGCAGACTGTTTGCGTTGGATGCATCCACAGGCAAAATCCAACGTGAAGCCGAGTTGAGCGGTACGCCGGATGTCATCTTTTACAACGCTGCTTTACAGCATCTGTATGTCGCCATTGGCGACCCCGGTGTCATTGATGTTTTCGATACCACCAAACTGCGAAAACTGGAAACTGTAAAAACCGAACGGGGCGCTCACACCATCGCATTCGACGCAGAGCATAATAAAGTGTATGCATTTCTGCCCAAGACTCACCGTGCAATGACGCTTTTAGATGCATAA